Proteins encoded by one window of Rutidosis leptorrhynchoides isolate AG116_Rl617_1_P2 chromosome 7, CSIRO_AGI_Rlap_v1, whole genome shotgun sequence:
- the LOC139860398 gene encoding uncharacterized protein yields the protein MDRLPSRVNLAFKGFDINTIICPICYVGGDSRDHTFIFCYVANMIWRRIRVWTAVTWPTIITVEDFFIWMDSYTGSTSNKVRLYSIVAACLWWIWRYRNDTLHENGAIKERDLFDKIRLSSFSWLQARSKLAPTWNT from the coding sequence ATGGACCGATTACCTTCTCGAGTCAACTTGGCCTTCAAGGGTTTTGACATTAACACCATCATTTGTCCAATTTGTTATGTTGGTGGAGATTCTAGAGACCATACTTTCATTTTTTGTTATGTTGCGAACATGATTTGGAGACGGATCAGAGTGTGGACTGCTGTTACTTGGCCTACCATTATTACAGTTGAAGACTTTTTCATTTGGATGGACTCGTATACCGGGTCTACTTCAAATAAGGTGAGGTTATATAGTATAGTTGCTGCTTGTTTATGGTGGATTTGGAGGTATCGGAATGACACTCTACACGAAAATGGAGCTATTAAAGAGCGTGATCTCTTCGACAAAATCAGGCTTTCCTCATTTTCATGGCTTCAAGCAAGATCCAAACTTGCTCCTACCTGGAATACCTGA